CCCAGAGGGGTCTGCAGCCCTGGGGACATTTCATGGCACGTTAGCCTGCGTCCTGGGCTCCACGTTGGAACTACTGGACATGAGCAGCGGGCAGCTGTTGGAAAGGAAGGTCCTAAGTACAGACCGAGTCCATCTGCTGGACCCGCCAGCCCCTGGCGTGAAGAACGAGGACGAGCTGGAGACCCGGGGAGCGCTCTGTTTGCTTTCAGCCTTGGGGCTCTTCTGCGTGGGCTGGGAAGCTCCCCAAGGCCTGGAGCTGCCCTCCGACAAGGACATCGTGTTTGAGGAGGCCTGTGGCTACTACCAGCGACGGAGCCTGCGAGGTACCCAGCTTACCCCGGAAGAACTGAGACACAACAGCACATTTCGGGCGCCTCAGGCCTTGGCCTCCATCCTTCAGGGCCACCTGCCCCCATCTACACTCTTGGCTATGCTGAGGGCCGAGCTTCGCGATTACCGGGGTCTAGAGCGCCTCAAGGCCCAGCTGGTGGCTGGGGACGAGGAGGAGGCTGGCTGGACTGAGTTGGCAGAGCACGAGGTGGCCCGCCTGCTGAGGACCCAGCTGACCGGGGACCAGCTGGCCCAATTCAACACCATTTTCCAAGCCCTTCCTGCAGCAGCTTGGAGTGCCACCCTCCAGGCCCTGCAGCTCCAGCCGGATAGGACTGGCAGGCTGAGGTCCCAGGCACCCCCTGACGTatggaagaaggtcctgaggggTCCGACAGCCGGAAAGGAGCACCCCAATGGGGTATTGCCTCCCTTTGAACTCCTGTGTCGGTGTCTTTGCCAGCTGGAGCCTCAGTGGCTCCCCCCATTTGTGGAACTGGCACAGCAGCAGGGTGGGCCCGGCTGGGGGGCTGAGGGCCCCGGTCTGCCCCTTTATCGGCGAGCCCTAGCggtgctgggggaggaagggaagagacccgaggccctggaactggagctgcttCTGGGCAGTGGGCGGCCCAAGGCGGTGCTGCAAGCTGTGAGGCGCCTCATAGAGAAGGAGCAGTGGGAGAGGGCCCTGGAGGCCGGCCTGGCCCTCGGCTCCTCCAGCCCCCTGCTTCGGAGTGAGATCTTCAAGCTCCTGCTGGCCGAGTTCGCCCGGCACCGCCGCCTCGACGCCCACCTCCCCCTCCTTTGCCGCCTGTGCCCACCGGACGTGGCTCCCGATGAGCTCCTGCTCTTACTGAGGACACATCTCCCAGATGATGTGGGCACCTCCGACCCTTTCCCTGAGCCTGGGGCGGAGCCCCCTCTCACGGTGGGCTTGGTCAGAGCCCTCCTAGAACAGACTGGGGCTCAGGGACGGCCCTCTGGCCCAGTTCAAAGCAAATACGAGGACATCCTATGGGATCCGGGCACTCCACCTCCTACCCCACCTCGTGGGCCTGTCTCTGCTCCGCAGGCATCGGAGCACCCAGGACCCGAAGCGTGGGCGCCCTCTGGACAGGGACTCTGCGCAACTGACGTGGGAGGTCATCTGTAGACCACAGGGATGGGGAAGGGTGCCGGGGGTTGGAGAGGACAGAAGTGGAATTTTCGTGTGCAATACTGTCTGTTGTGGaagaatttttataatatatgcaAATACCAAATATAGTCACAGTTCTTTGTATTATTTGAACAGCTAAGGGTTGCGGCTTTATAGAGGGAATGGTTGAATCTGTATCTCTTTCATAAAGCCACCCCTGGTTATGAAAACAACAGTCAATAATGTTTCCTATGTGCTAGGTAACCGTGGATCTTTATAGAAACCTCGTCTAATGTGTCTCATAACCCCACTGGGAAAATATCAGTGTTATCTCCATTTTCTAGATGGAAGAAATAGCTGTCCAGGAAGATTAAATAGCTTGGCCAAGTATGTCAGCTAGAACATAGAGGCTTTAACACATGAAccatctcattatatagcccagtgGCTCCTGCCTATCTGGGCCTGCTCATGGTCCTCATCCAGTGCTGGCTTTCTCTATTGCTACAAGGAGAGAATTCCATGGAGCTACAGCTTTCTTTCCCCAGGTCTCTTCTGCCCCTGAGTAGGAGCTGTGGTGGGCCCTGGGCCCAGGTTTCCTCGAGTAGACCCTGGTTTCTACAGACAGGTGAACTACCAGTGATGAGTCACAGAGCAGGCCTCTTTGGAGGGCCTCACACCTCTACTCACGCCCTAAGCCAAGAGAcaggagcagaagcagcagccaagTTCTTGTTTTTCTGGACCCCTCTGAAGACGCTGTGCTTTCTGCCCACTTCCACCCAAGTGGCCTCCCTCCCTGCTTGTGGCTTAGTTAGGACCCTGATGCTACTCATCATCCCTGGTGCCAACTACTCCTTGCCCAGGAGGGTAGGAACTGTCTGTCACTCACCAGGCGGTgatgttgcacgcctttaatcccagcactcaggaggcagaggtaggtggatctctacaagtcccaggtcagcctggtctacagagtgagttccaggacagccagggctacacagaaagaccctgtctcgaaaaggcaaaaaataaaacaaaaactgtcactCAGCTTTGTCCTCAGACAGAACCTGCAGCTTTGATCCCATTCAGCCTCAGCCTAGGATTAAATGAGACTTAGGATCATAATGGTCTAAGGACAGTTCCTCAGAGCTTCTCCTTTGGTTGATATTAGCTCCCCAGTCTCACGGAGATCGCAGGGCAACTCATGTGCATAGCCAGCTTGGAGAGAGTTTCTCAGCCTCGGTACAGTCTTAGGATAACACTTTGATCCAAGGTTTGGCTGGCTCTTGTCCTGACCTGACAGCCAGGCTGTCCACCGGACCCTGGAGTCAAGCTGCTGgactttgtttttccttccagAGACCTAGGGCTAGGAACAGTTCCCTCGTTTTCCATACCAGATCTTTCCTAGTCTGGCAAGGGTTCCTCCTCTTGGTCTTGAGCTGGGCCCATTTTGTCTCCTCAGTGGGAAGCTGCTCCCTGCTCATGAGCCTATTGAGTTCAAGTCTTCACAGTCTTTGAGATTTGGTTTGAGCCTCCTTCTGTGCCTAAGAAAAGAAGGAATTATACTTGGTGGCTCCAGggaacacacagaaagacagccaAATTTTTCCTTAGAGTTGTATGACTTGAGGAAGTCCCTCAGGGCTAGTAAGGTTTCTATGTATGTAGCTTCCTGTGAGGACAGTAGGCAGACTTAGCTGAGAATTCTTACCTGCTTTTACAGACTGGATGCTTGGGTTATATTCACGCTCCAAAGTGAACGGTGCAAGCCATCCCAAGCTGCATTTCAAGACCCTGGAGAACATTCCAAGGATGTGAATGTCCACTGTGTTTTAGTGGAGTATGTGAGAGGGCCCTCAGAGCAGTGACCAAGTGCTTGGgaatcaggatgtgagctctcagccactgctccagtgcctgcctgcctgcctgctgccacgctccccGATTTGATGGTCATTGACTCTAGCCCTGTGGAATGATCGGccctaaattaaatgctttcatttataagttagtcatggtgtcttatcacagcaatagaaaagtaaccaagacacatGCATGGCCACCTGTCATTGCACCTGGTAGCTCTGTGTCCTTACATCTCATcttcttggttggttggtttgaagtggggtctctctacatagtcctggctgtcctggaactcatagagatctgtctgcctctgcctcctgagtttgggggttaaaggtgtgaaccaccacacctgggtaaTCTTGATCTCCCAGAACcagaacataaaaattaaaaaaaaaaaaaaaaaaaaaaaaaaaaaaaaatctgatggaGTCACACCTGTTGCTTTAATCAATATGAAAGCCAAAGTCTTGACAGATACCATCTTCCTTCAAGCCTGGCCccgcctcctccttcccctcttccctccagccTTTCTTCTTTGATGTTCCAGGTATTTGTCTCCCTAGTTAGTATTCAAGTTTCTGGGAGGCTGACACCATGGTTATCTGTAATTCTGTAACCTCGTCATTGGATGCAGGATCTCACGGGTAGAAAGagctttcttcccatttctccacAGGCCAGACTGACAGTCGAGACAAAAATACAGGGCAGCCTAAAGGAAGGAATAGACGGTCTGGGCAGTGTTAGGGCCAGCGCAGCAGCTAAGCCAGAAGCATCTTGGGGGATGGGGGACAGAAGGAAATGGTCGTACATATTAGCACTACTCAGGGCTTCAAGTCCCCAAgccagaagaggagacaggaaagcctGAGTCAGTGGACATCCAGGACAgatgtgcatctgtgtgagtgGGAGCTGCAGGCTGAACTCCAGAGTGCGGAAAGGTTGATCCCCGTGTATTCAGTGTGGGCCATGAGATAACCAGTCCTTAAATATTCTGCAGTACGAAGATgcactggagtttggttcctacTGACCTAAGTGgtcaggaagaaagggagagtagaggcgggcagggaggggggagtggggagggtgtAAGGGGGCGGTGCGTAACTAGACTCTCAGCTCTATGTAACCACCCCAAGTTTGAATAATTGTCATACTTACTGTGGGGGAGggatggtggggaggtggaggaacCAAAAAGTCTTGAGTGGCTCCcccaggctcttttttttttttttttttaaattgttttctggttctctctcctttccccttccagATAGATCTTGTTATAAAGacgaggatgatcttgaacttctgatcctcctgcctctctgggtTGTAGGATGCTCCACCACAACCTGTATCTGGCttattgagacagtgtctcaagtaCCAAGGTCAGCCTCAAACTTTGTATCTGAGACTGCCCTTAAACtagtgaccttcctgcctctgcctggtaaATGCTAGAGTTTCAGGTCTGAGCCTGACTTGTTTTGTTCTGgagttttttgcttttatttgattttatttttgtgggtttctttttaacatttatttattttgtgcacgTTTGTGTGGGGGCACCCAGAATagggtatggaggtcagagaacaatttggaCAATTTGCCAAAGTCGATGCCTTCCTTCCAGGATGTGcgttctgggaatccaactcagctCCTCAGCCTTGGTAGCAGGGACCTTACCTGATAAGCCATTCCCAGTCCAATTCCTggtgttttgtctttttcaaatatttatttctttttattttatatgtatgagtgtttgacctcatgtatgtatgtgcaccatgtgtctgATGCCTTCTGAGTTCAGATGAGTCATattcctgggaactggagttacaggaggttatgaCCCAgccaacatgggttctgggaactcaaCCCAGGAGCTCTGTAGGAAGCTCATATCTGAGGGGCTCTCTCTCCAATCCCAAGACTTTTccacctccttttctttcttttagtggATATCTTaagattatttgtgtgtgtgtgtgtgtgtgtgtgtgtgtgtgtgtgtgtgagtgtgtcatgTATTCaaatgtcctcagaggccagaggagggattGGGAttctcaggagctggagttataatcAATTGCGAGCTTCCAGACATACaactcagattctctgcaagaacagcaacattcttagccactgagccatctcttgctttgtagcccaggctggcctggaactcactatatagtccaagttggcttcaaacttagGGTCATTCCTGCTCAGCCTCCGGAGGAGCAGGACTCCAGGCAGGAGCCTCCATGCGGGGCTTCAGCATCTTCTTAGGCACTGGCTCCCCCTGCTGGACTTCCATGTCACTGCAGCTTCACTCATCATGTGCCCAAGCAGGGGTTTCTCAACCCAGGAAGCCTTTAAAAGAGGGAGCAAAATCAAGGTTCTATAGgccaagagaaaagaaggaagagaagatgtCAGAAGAAAACTCAGGAGTTGAGTCATGGCAAGAGGGAAGGGTCCTGGAATTGAACCCGGAGGTGAACCCAGAGGAAAAGGAACCTGAGCCACCAGAATTCTCTTTGGTATTGGAACTGGGGAGTTGACCATAGTTGTTTCCAAAGAGGTCAGGGTAAGGTCACATTTTccatgaatttttgtttgtttcttgagacagcaCCACAACCTCCTGGCTTCTATGAATTTAAAATACAAGAATGTCAGACTTTGTGTTTAAAATTAATATAGTCTCACTTTTATACACAAAATGTGAAATAGAGGTGGACCTACTTCTGAAAAAGGAACCAACAAAGAACCTTGGGAGGTGGTAACACCATGGTGGTAATTACAGAAATCTgggggtagaggcaagaggatcaggattTAGGGCaatcctcagttacatagcaagatcaaggtcagcctgggctatatgaggccctgcctcaaaaggaaagaaatgtgagGGAGAGA
The nucleotide sequence above comes from Peromyscus maniculatus bairdii isolate BWxNUB_F1_BW_parent chromosome 1, HU_Pman_BW_mat_3.1, whole genome shotgun sequence. Encoded proteins:
- the Hps6 gene encoding BLOC-2 complex member HPS6; its protein translation is MKRAGTLRLLSDLSNFTGAARLRELLAGDPDVRVRCSPDGRHLLLLRPPGSPAPQLLVAVRGPGLALERAWPEGHPSPLDAFFVPWLARPALILVWESGLAEVWGAGMEPGWKLLQSTELCPDGGARLVAVAATRGRLVWCEERQLGVEDQPERLSVAFSHCVCIKALETGGEAGTKLGRTHILLHHCPPFALIASRKDLFLVPTTATWPGVAHVLLIWSPSKGKVTAAAPSLGLSNSKSLNPRQGDTWDFRTLLRGLPGFLSPREPLAVHTWAPSSHGLLLLDFKGKVSLVQCHGGTRTVGTLQEAPVGPEGSAALGTFHGTLACVLGSTLELLDMSSGQLLERKVLSTDRVHLLDPPAPGVKNEDELETRGALCLLSALGLFCVGWEAPQGLELPSDKDIVFEEACGYYQRRSLRGTQLTPEELRHNSTFRAPQALASILQGHLPPSTLLAMLRAELRDYRGLERLKAQLVAGDEEEAGWTELAEHEVARLLRTQLTGDQLAQFNTIFQALPAAAWSATLQALQLQPDRTGRLRSQAPPDVWKKVLRGPTAGKEHPNGVLPPFELLCRCLCQLEPQWLPPFVELAQQQGGPGWGAEGPGLPLYRRALAVLGEEGKRPEALELELLLGSGRPKAVLQAVRRLIEKEQWERALEAGLALGSSSPLLRSEIFKLLLAEFARHRRLDAHLPLLCRLCPPDVAPDELLLLLRTHLPDDVGTSDPFPEPGAEPPLTVGLVRALLEQTGAQGRPSGPVQSKYEDILWDPGTPPPTPPRGPVSAPQASEHPGPEAWAPSGQGLCATDVGGHL